The sequence below is a genomic window from Hydractinia symbiolongicarpus strain clone_291-10 chromosome 10, HSymV2.1, whole genome shotgun sequence.
GATAGCTTATCTCAATCTTAGTTTCAAAATGGGATATGCAGAAATCAATGAACGTTCGCATCCGGACGTTTTATAAAGAGATATTAAGATGTTTCGTGACGTCTTTACGACATACAGATACTCTTCACATTTAGGATTAACCACAAGTTATTATCTCTCAATACACTTAATGACGCGCCAACCTAATTAAGAGTATAAATTGTTTGCGTTGGACGAAAACATTCATTTACAAACACACACAAAAAGTGATTAGACCAGAATGTCAAAGTTTATTGCTAGACGTATTTCAAGAAAGCTATCACGAAATAAGAAAAAGTTGTTATACCAATGTCAAAGCAATATAGCCATGTTTGGTGCAAGTTGCGTTGGTAAAACAGCCATCATGAAAAAATTTGCTACATCCTTATATCAAGATGAAGATTATAAACCGACATTAACTGAGGTGTACGAGCGTTCAATTACACTGAGATCTCAAGATGGAAAAGTTTGTAAACACTCCTTATCGCTTTTAGATACATCGGGAAAATTGAGATTAGATTTCCCATCCATGTATAGGCAAGCGATTATTAGCTGCGAAGCATTTGTGCTTGTCTTTGCCTTAGACGATGAAAATAGTTTGACTGAGATTGAAGATATTTTAAGAGATATCGACATTATAAAGAAAGGATTCACATCACCAATTCTGATTATAGCCAATAAATCAGATGCAGTCGAGAGTAACGGacaacaaaacaaactttcaaaacaactaGCAAACATAAATCGAGGATGTTGTTTTAAAACTTCAGCTCTTAATCAGAGTGATTTTACGGAAAGTTTTGTGTACTTACTCACAGAGATTGAAAGAAGAAAAGGGATAGACAGGTCTTTCTACGGTGTACAAGTTGAGCgatgaaaatatttattaaggTATAAGGTAATTTATTGGTATGTaatatttgtatatatgtgaAATAATAGATATACAATAATTTATTGAAAAGATTGTCGTTTAGGATTACAACATGTTAAGCAGGGCTTGTGCCACAAACATGCTCGGACGTAGTGAgataaataaa
It includes:
- the LOC130612334 gene encoding GTP-binding protein Di-Ras2-like, coding for MSKFIARRISRKLSRNKKKLLYQCQSNIAMFGASCVGKTAIMKKFATSLYQDEDYKPTLTEVYERSITLRSQDGKVCKHSLSLLDTSGKLRLDFPSMYRQAIISCEAFVLVFALDDENSLTEIEDILRDIDIIKKGFTSPILIIANKSDAVESNGQQNKLSKQLANINRGCCFKTSALNQSDFTESFVYLLTEIERRKGIDRSFYGVQVER